In one window of Cytophagaceae bacterium ABcell3 DNA:
- a CDS encoding tetratricopeptide repeat protein: MHHSRINQLLEFLKEDPNDPFTIYALALEYEKTGELDTAGNYFEQLLKEHEDYLGTYYHAGKYYEKTGQITEAKAAFNKGILKARQQNNLKTASELQNALNELLFENDEDF, translated from the coding sequence ATGCATCATTCAAGAATAAACCAGCTTCTGGAATTTTTAAAAGAAGATCCTAACGACCCTTTTACAATATATGCCCTTGCTCTTGAATACGAAAAAACCGGTGAATTAGATACAGCCGGCAACTATTTTGAACAATTACTTAAAGAACATGAAGACTATTTAGGCACTTACTACCATGCCGGCAAATATTATGAAAAAACCGGACAAATAACAGAGGCAAAAGCGGCTTTTAATAAAGGTATTTTAAAAGCACGGCAACAAAACAACTTAAAAACCGCATCAGAGCTTCAGAATGCCCTTAATGAACTTCTTTTTGAAAATGACGAAGATTTTTGA
- a CDS encoding bifunctional nuclease family protein has product MDKIKLEILGLSSSQSQSGSFALVLGEESGNRRLPIIIGMFEAQAIAIEIEKIIPNRPMTHDLFKSFASGFNFTVEEIVISDLKEGVFFAKIVCSDGIKQIEVDSRPSDAIAIGLRFDVPIYTYESLLSEAGIDLSDLGEEEQEAAGGAPKKQTEEKTASFGESVKNSSSEQLKTMLQQALENEDYEKAARIRDELNKRN; this is encoded by the coding sequence GTGGATAAAATTAAATTAGAAATATTAGGATTATCTTCTAGTCAGTCGCAGTCTGGATCTTTCGCTCTTGTTTTGGGCGAAGAAAGTGGAAATAGACGATTGCCTATTATTATTGGAATGTTCGAAGCTCAGGCTATTGCCATAGAAATTGAAAAGATTATCCCAAACCGTCCTATGACTCATGATCTTTTTAAATCGTTTGCTTCTGGATTTAATTTTACGGTAGAGGAAATTGTTATTTCGGATCTTAAAGAAGGTGTCTTCTTTGCTAAAATCGTATGCTCTGACGGCATTAAGCAGATAGAAGTTGACTCTCGACCTTCTGATGCTATTGCTATTGGATTGAGATTTGATGTGCCAATTTACACATATGAATCATTGCTTTCTGAAGCTGGTATAGACTTGAGCGATTTGGGAGAAGAAGAACAAGAAGCTGCTGGTGGTGCTCCTAAAAAACAAACAGAAGAAAAAACAGCCTCGTTTGGCGAATCTGTGAAAAACAGCTCTTCTGAACAGTTGAAAACGATGCTTCAGCAGGCGTTAGAGAACGAAGATTACGAAAAAGCGGCTAGAATTAGGGATGAGCTTAATAAAAGGAATTAA
- a CDS encoding O-acetylhomoserine aminocarboxypropyltransferase/cysteine synthase: MSTHRFETLQLHAGQEIDPATLSRAVPLYQTTSYGFKDSEHGANLFALKEFGNIYTRIMNPTTDVFEKRVAALEGGVAALAVASGQAAQFIALNNILQPGENFVSTSFLYGGSYNQFKVAFKRIGIEVKFADGDKAESFDKLVDSKTKALYVETIGNPGFNIPDFEAIAQVAKKHDLPLIVDNTFGAGGYLFRPLEHGAHVVVSSATKWIGGHGTSIGGVIVDGGNYNWGNGKFPQFTEPSEGYHGMKFWEVFGTDGPFGNIAFSIRARVEGLRDFGPAISPFNSFLLIQGLETLSLRMDRHVENALALAKWLESHEKIEHVNYPGLESSPYHNLAKKYLKRGYGGVLSFKVKGGTEKAEKIINSLKLISHLANVGDAKTLIIHPATTTHQQLNEQEQIKAGVEPGLLRISVGIEHIDDIKEDLAQALENV, translated from the coding sequence ATGTCAACCCATAGATTTGAAACATTACAATTACATGCTGGCCAGGAAATAGATCCGGCCACGCTATCCAGGGCGGTTCCGTTATACCAAACCACCTCATATGGTTTTAAAGACTCAGAACATGGGGCCAATCTTTTTGCGCTGAAAGAGTTTGGGAACATCTACACAAGGATAATGAACCCAACCACCGATGTTTTTGAAAAAAGAGTAGCGGCTTTAGAAGGCGGGGTTGCCGCACTGGCAGTAGCCTCTGGTCAAGCGGCACAGTTCATTGCCCTAAACAATATTTTACAACCTGGAGAAAACTTTGTATCTACCTCTTTTCTGTATGGAGGATCGTACAACCAGTTTAAAGTAGCTTTTAAAAGAATAGGTATCGAAGTTAAGTTTGCAGATGGCGACAAGGCTGAAAGTTTTGACAAACTGGTAGACAGTAAAACAAAAGCATTGTATGTAGAAACCATTGGCAACCCTGGGTTTAACATACCAGACTTTGAAGCGATAGCTCAGGTGGCAAAAAAACATGACCTACCGCTGATTGTAGATAACACTTTTGGTGCAGGAGGTTATTTGTTTCGTCCACTGGAACATGGCGCGCACGTTGTGGTATCATCCGCAACTAAATGGATTGGTGGCCATGGAACAAGCATTGGCGGGGTAATCGTGGATGGCGGTAACTACAATTGGGGCAATGGGAAATTCCCTCAATTTACCGAACCGTCAGAGGGCTACCACGGGATGAAGTTTTGGGAGGTGTTCGGAACCGATGGCCCATTTGGGAACATTGCTTTTAGCATCCGTGCCAGAGTAGAAGGTTTGAGAGATTTTGGCCCTGCCATTAGCCCTTTCAACTCTTTTCTGCTCATACAAGGACTGGAAACTCTGTCATTGAGAATGGACAGACATGTAGAAAACGCCCTGGCACTGGCCAAGTGGCTGGAGTCTCATGAAAAAATAGAGCACGTTAATTACCCTGGACTGGAAAGCAGTCCGTATCATAACCTTGCCAAGAAATACTTAAAAAGGGGTTATGGAGGTGTATTGTCATTTAAAGTAAAAGGTGGTACCGAAAAAGCCGAAAAGATAATCAACAGCTTAAAGCTAATCAGCCATTTGGCAAACGTAGGAGATGCAAAAACATTGATCATCCACCCTGCTACTACCACCCACCAACAGTTAAATGAGCAAGAGCAAATAAAAGCAGGCGTAGAACCAGGGCTTTTAAGAATATCAGTCGGAATTGAGCATATCGATGATATCAAAGAAGACTTAGCGCAAGCACTGGAAAATGTGTAG
- a CDS encoding electron transfer flavoprotein subunit alpha/FixB family protein — protein MAILVYVEGSEGEIKKSSLEAVSYAAALAKNLNTDVTALVMGSLPADQVELAGKYGASVVLHASDAKLDQAQGEPYASVITAAAEKAGADIVLMAKSSLADSMAGRVAAKLKAGLVTNVVDLPSTDGGFKVKKSIFTGKAFVHAEVKSDKKVLTVSKNAFPASETGGQANVETFEPQLDDSVFRVKVTNTEKASGDILLTEADIVVSGGRGLKGPENWNLVEDLAKALGAATGCSKPVSDLDWRPHHEHVGQTGVKVAPNLYIALGISGAIQHLAGVNSSKVIVVINKDPEAPFFKAADYGIVGDVFDVVPKLTEAVKALR, from the coding sequence ATGGCAATATTAGTATATGTAGAAGGATCGGAAGGGGAAATTAAAAAGTCTTCGCTGGAAGCAGTTTCTTATGCTGCTGCTTTGGCAAAAAATTTGAACACAGACGTAACAGCTTTAGTAATGGGTAGCCTACCTGCTGACCAGGTTGAATTGGCTGGTAAGTATGGCGCTTCGGTTGTATTGCATGCATCAGATGCTAAACTCGACCAGGCTCAGGGTGAACCGTATGCTTCTGTTATAACAGCGGCTGCTGAAAAAGCTGGTGCTGATATAGTTTTAATGGCCAAGTCTTCTTTGGCTGACTCTATGGCCGGAAGAGTCGCTGCTAAACTTAAAGCAGGTTTGGTGACTAATGTGGTAGATTTACCTTCTACCGATGGTGGTTTCAAGGTGAAGAAATCAATTTTTACAGGTAAGGCTTTTGTGCATGCAGAGGTCAAGTCTGACAAAAAAGTACTTACTGTTAGTAAAAATGCTTTCCCTGCTTCAGAAACTGGTGGACAAGCAAATGTAGAAACTTTTGAACCACAGCTTGACGATTCTGTTTTTAGGGTAAAGGTAACCAATACTGAAAAAGCATCAGGTGATATATTGTTGACAGAGGCAGATATAGTGGTTTCTGGAGGTAGAGGACTTAAAGGGCCAGAAAACTGGAACCTTGTGGAAGATTTGGCAAAAGCACTAGGCGCTGCCACAGGTTGCTCTAAGCCTGTATCAGACCTTGACTGGAGGCCGCACCATGAGCACGTTGGTCAAACTGGTGTAAAAGTTGCCCCAAATCTTTACATTGCATTAGGAATTTCTGGCGCCATTCAGCATCTTGCAGGCGTAAACTCTTCAAAGGTCATTGTAGTTATCAATAAAGACCCTGAAGCCCCGTTTTTCAAAGCTGCTGATTATGGTATTGTGGGGGATGTTTTTGATGTTGTACCTAAATTGACAGAAGCTGTAAAGGCCTTAAGATAA
- a CDS encoding Rrf2 family transcriptional regulator, translating to MLSKKTKYAIKALVMLAREYNQGPILIGDIAKKERIPKKFLEAILLDLKKAGILNSKKGKGGGYYLLKSPETVNLANVIRLFDGPIALLPCVSYKYYEKCEECVDEETCGIRNVISEVREETVKLLKNNSLADVIQKEEKLIKRQQKDLDQ from the coding sequence ATGCTTTCCAAAAAAACAAAATATGCTATTAAAGCCTTGGTCATGCTCGCAAGAGAATATAACCAAGGCCCTATTCTTATAGGAGACATAGCAAAAAAAGAACGCATACCTAAAAAGTTTCTGGAAGCTATACTGTTAGACCTAAAAAAAGCTGGAATATTAAACAGTAAAAAAGGCAAAGGTGGAGGTTATTACCTGCTTAAATCTCCAGAAACAGTAAACCTAGCCAATGTCATCCGGCTATTTGACGGCCCCATAGCGCTACTTCCCTGCGTCAGCTACAAATATTATGAAAAGTGCGAAGAATGTGTTGATGAAGAAACCTGCGGTATCAGAAACGTCATTAGCGAAGTCAGGGAAGAAACTGTAAAGCTACTTAAAAACAACTCCCTGGCCGATGTGATACAAAAAGAAGAAAAACTGATCAAGCGACAGCAGAAAGACCTGGACCAATAG
- a CDS encoding endonuclease/exonuclease/phosphatase family protein, with translation MSVVPVISLLVSYPQITETIGTSFKKTNPEEETLKVTSYNAGTFYYYRWENKQDTSTSKKSIRWIAQKIDSDILCIQEFYNNDALSAESSLEKIKNAGYSYYHTSPVKLSNYEGFFGLITFSKHPIVNGGSIEFSGKKSLNRGLYSDIKIDTDTIRVINMHLESMSIRLNPDISIHKPKTILENQKDIYKKLKKGFITREKQINKIADFAAKSPYPIIICCDLNDTPYSYTYKRLKKSYNNAFEQAGKGFGFTYNKFPWLIRIDHQFYSKKYFKPIGFKVYKDNKHSDHYPIESEYLIKER, from the coding sequence ATGTCTGTAGTTCCAGTCATTAGCCTTCTGGTATCATACCCACAGATAACAGAAACCATAGGAACCTCATTCAAAAAAACCAACCCAGAAGAAGAAACCCTCAAAGTGACTAGCTATAATGCTGGCACCTTTTACTACTATAGATGGGAAAACAAACAAGACACCTCAACTTCAAAGAAAAGCATACGATGGATTGCGCAAAAGATAGACTCTGACATACTGTGCATTCAAGAATTTTACAATAATGATGCATTATCCGCTGAATCATCTCTTGAAAAAATAAAAAATGCAGGGTACAGCTACTACCACACCTCCCCTGTCAAACTAAGCAACTACGAGGGCTTTTTTGGCTTGATAACCTTTAGCAAACATCCTATCGTAAATGGAGGCTCTATTGAATTCTCAGGCAAAAAAAGCCTCAACAGAGGATTATATAGCGATATCAAGATTGACACTGACACCATCCGGGTAATTAACATGCACCTTGAATCCATGTCAATAAGATTGAACCCAGACATTTCCATACATAAGCCCAAAACCATCCTTGAAAACCAAAAGGACATTTATAAGAAACTAAAAAAAGGATTCATTACCAGAGAAAAGCAAATCAATAAGATAGCGGATTTTGCAGCGAAATCACCGTATCCAATCATCATCTGTTGCGACCTGAATGATACGCCTTATTCATACACTTACAAGCGCCTTAAAAAGTCTTATAACAACGCCTTTGAACAAGCAGGAAAAGGATTTGGCTTTACTTATAATAAGTTTCCATGGCTAATAAGGATAGACCATCAATTTTACAGTAAAAAGTATTTTAAACCGATAGGTTTCAAAGTATATAAAGACAACAAGCATTCAGACCATTACCCAATAGAATCTGAATATTTGATAAAGGAGCGGTAA
- a CDS encoding methylglyoxal synthase: MTETKRLAIIAHDGKKADMVGFIKDRKEMFGDMELVATGTTGSYLTQAGLEVDAKLSGPMGGDAQIAAMVAEGKLNGVIFFRDPLGKHPHEPDVLMLMRLCDVHNVPLATNRATAELLLKGMKEG; encoded by the coding sequence ATGACTGAAACGAAAAGACTGGCTATTATAGCCCACGACGGCAAAAAAGCTGATATGGTGGGTTTTATAAAAGACCGGAAAGAAATGTTTGGTGATATGGAGCTGGTAGCCACAGGGACTACAGGTTCTTATCTGACACAGGCAGGGTTGGAGGTAGATGCAAAACTTTCCGGCCCTATGGGTGGTGACGCCCAAATTGCTGCCATGGTAGCGGAAGGAAAACTTAATGGCGTAATCTTTTTTAGGGATCCTTTAGGAAAACATCCGCACGAGCCAGATGTGTTGATGCTTATGCGTTTGTGCGATGTGCACAATGTGCCATTGGCTACTAATCGCGCTACCGCTGAACTTTTACTTAAAGGGATGAAGGAGGGTTAA
- a CDS encoding 3'-5' exonuclease — protein MTPSVPDTLKLKKPLVFFDLETTGTNITNDRIVELSFIKVMPNGERITKTSRINPTIPIPLESSLIHGIYDEDVQDKPTFKSIAASLNKFLEGCDLAGFNVIRFDIPVLVEEFLRAGVEFDICNRKIVDAQRIFHLMEPRTLTAAYKFYCNKELEGAHGAEADTKATVDVLYAQIERYQNCKIKDGKGKEYVPITNDIDELHNLTASQFADLAGRIAFNDKGEEIFNFGKYKNQRVCDVLQRDPSYYDWMMKGDFSLNTKKKLTEIKLRGFNLK, from the coding sequence ATGACACCATCTGTTCCCGATACCCTGAAACTAAAAAAGCCATTGGTGTTTTTCGACCTGGAAACCACTGGTACCAATATTACCAATGACAGGATAGTGGAACTTTCTTTTATCAAGGTTATGCCCAATGGGGAGCGCATTACCAAAACATCCAGGATCAACCCTACCATTCCTATACCATTGGAATCAAGTTTGATCCATGGCATTTATGATGAAGATGTACAGGACAAACCTACTTTTAAAAGCATTGCAGCTTCTCTAAACAAGTTTTTAGAAGGTTGTGACCTTGCAGGTTTTAATGTCATAAGGTTTGACATTCCAGTATTGGTTGAAGAGTTTTTGAGAGCTGGGGTTGAGTTTGATATCTGCAACCGCAAAATAGTGGATGCGCAAAGGATATTCCACCTTATGGAGCCGAGGACCTTGACCGCAGCTTATAAGTTCTATTGCAACAAAGAACTAGAAGGAGCGCACGGCGCAGAAGCTGATACAAAAGCGACGGTTGATGTATTGTATGCGCAAATTGAAAGATATCAAAACTGCAAAATAAAAGACGGAAAGGGCAAAGAATATGTCCCTATTACCAATGACATTGATGAACTGCACAACCTGACCGCTTCTCAATTTGCAGACCTTGCAGGAAGAATAGCTTTTAACGACAAAGGCGAAGAGATTTTCAATTTTGGAAAATATAAAAACCAACGTGTTTGCGATGTCCTTCAAAGGGATCCTTCCTACTATGACTGGATGATGAAAGGAGACTTCTCCTTAAACACGAAGAAAAAGCTTACAGAAATAAAACTTAGAGGTTTTAATCTCAAATAA
- a CDS encoding helix-turn-helix transcriptional regulator, which translates to MSSFGQFLRAEREKRKWTQSEFGEKIGLNISAVSRIENDSQRFSKSKLKALSDLFNIDEQFIKDLYFADKFAREAFQYRCSETIFTVAEQNVKYIKQKRKLKVKSNSNETEIF; encoded by the coding sequence ATGTCAAGTTTTGGACAGTTTTTAAGAGCAGAGAGGGAAAAACGTAAATGGACACAGTCTGAGTTTGGAGAAAAAATCGGACTCAACATAAGTGCTGTTAGTAGAATTGAAAATGATTCGCAAAGGTTCTCAAAATCAAAACTAAAAGCCTTAAGTGACCTATTTAATATTGATGAGCAATTCATTAAGGACTTGTATTTCGCTGATAAATTTGCAAGAGAAGCCTTTCAGTACCGTTGTTCTGAAACAATTTTCACTGTAGCGGAGCAAAACGTGAAGTACATTAAACAAAAAAGGAAACTCAAGGTCAAATCGAATTCAAATGAAACGGAAATATTCTGA
- a CDS encoding electron transfer flavoprotein subunit beta/FixA family protein: MKILVCISHVPDTTSKISFTDNDTKLNTSGVQFIIGPYDEYALSRAIELKEGSGGTVTVLNVGEADTEPTIRKALAIGADDAIRVNAAPKDGYFVAQQIAAVAKDGNYDMILMGRESIDYNGGMVHAIVGELLNLPSVSPVMKLDVEGNKAVMNREIEGGKETVEVEMPFIAGCQEPIAEWKIPNMRGIMSARTKPLNVVDPVGTDDVVSFTSYELPPTKGECKMIDASEPEKLVELLKNEAKVL, from the coding sequence ATGAAAATACTTGTTTGTATAAGCCATGTGCCAGATACCACCTCGAAGATTTCTTTCACCGATAATGATACCAAGTTAAATACTTCGGGAGTTCAATTTATTATAGGCCCCTATGATGAATATGCTTTGTCTAGGGCCATTGAACTAAAAGAAGGATCAGGAGGAACGGTAACTGTATTAAATGTTGGAGAGGCAGACACAGAGCCTACAATAAGAAAAGCACTTGCCATTGGCGCTGACGATGCCATTAGGGTAAATGCTGCTCCTAAAGACGGGTACTTTGTGGCACAGCAAATCGCTGCTGTCGCAAAAGATGGCAACTACGACATGATACTCATGGGACGTGAATCTATTGATTATAATGGAGGAATGGTTCATGCCATCGTAGGGGAGCTGTTAAACCTTCCGTCTGTTTCACCTGTTATGAAACTTGATGTAGAGGGCAATAAGGCTGTGATGAATAGAGAGATTGAAGGTGGTAAAGAGACTGTAGAAGTTGAGATGCCTTTTATTGCAGGTTGTCAAGAGCCAATAGCTGAATGGAAGATTCCTAACATGAGAGGGATTATGTCTGCCAGAACGAAGCCTCTAAATGTTGTAGATCCAGTAGGGACGGACGATGTGGTTTCTTTTACTTCTTATGAGCTTCCTCCGACAAAAGGTGAGTGTAAGATGATAGATGCTTCAGAACCAGAAAAACTTGTAGAGCTTCTAAAAAATGAAGCAAAGGTTCTTTAG
- the dnaB gene encoding replicative DNA helicase, with the protein MDNEKSPTRKPNNTRSRNTFYELNQQMGKLPPQATDVEEAVLGALMLEKDSLNIVLEILKPESFYKEAHQLIYKAIVDLFDRSEPVDIITVSQELRAMGALEKAGGPYYVTELTNRVNSAANIEFHSRIIAQQSIKRDLINIATEIHREAYEETSDVFDLLNKTEQSIYKVSEANIRKNYADMRSIMHQALKELQDKKDTDGMLTGVPSGFSNLDRVTSGWQKSDLVILAARPGMGKTAFVVSAMRNAAVNFDIPVAIFSLEMSSVQLATRLISAEAELESEKLRKGNLEEYEWQQLHHRIPKLTDAPIYIDDTAALSIRELRTKCRRLKAKHDIQMIIIDYLQLMSGDGGGKGGNREQEIAGISRSLKNLAKELEVPVIALSQLSRAVESRPDKRPQLSDLRESGAIEQDADMVVFLYRPDYYGIEEDEMGNSLKGVGEVIIAKHRNGSLEDVRLRFLGKYTKFTDLDDPEYSGGGNFAFDAGMSSFSTDVPGGGGAQTFSSRINDLGKSDSGGKEDLDPPF; encoded by the coding sequence ATGGATAATGAGAAATCGCCTACTAGGAAACCTAATAATACCCGTAGTAGAAATACCTTCTATGAGTTGAACCAACAAATGGGGAAACTGCCTCCTCAGGCCACTGATGTTGAAGAAGCTGTTCTAGGAGCACTGATGCTTGAAAAGGACTCTCTGAACATCGTGCTTGAAATATTAAAGCCAGAAAGTTTTTATAAAGAAGCCCATCAGCTTATTTACAAAGCCATTGTTGACTTATTTGACCGTTCGGAACCTGTAGACATCATTACAGTTAGTCAGGAACTGAGGGCTATGGGTGCTTTGGAAAAAGCTGGAGGACCATATTATGTAACAGAACTAACAAACCGGGTCAACTCGGCTGCTAACATAGAGTTTCACTCGCGTATTATCGCACAGCAGTCCATCAAGCGTGACCTGATCAATATCGCTACTGAAATCCATCGTGAAGCTTATGAAGAGACTTCCGATGTATTTGACTTACTGAATAAGACGGAGCAATCTATATATAAGGTATCAGAGGCCAATATCCGTAAAAATTACGCCGATATGCGCAGTATTATGCATCAGGCGCTTAAAGAGCTTCAGGATAAGAAAGATACCGACGGTATGCTTACTGGTGTGCCAAGTGGTTTTAGTAACTTGGACCGGGTAACTTCGGGTTGGCAAAAAAGTGACCTTGTTATCCTGGCAGCTCGTCCAGGTATGGGTAAAACAGCATTTGTTGTATCTGCCATGAGAAACGCTGCTGTTAACTTTGATATACCTGTTGCTATTTTCTCACTGGAAATGTCTTCAGTACAGCTTGCTACCAGGTTAATTTCGGCTGAAGCCGAACTGGAAAGTGAAAAGCTTAGAAAAGGTAACCTTGAAGAATATGAGTGGCAGCAACTTCACCACAGGATTCCTAAGCTTACAGATGCCCCTATATACATTGATGATACGGCAGCGCTTTCTATTAGGGAACTTCGGACCAAGTGCCGTAGGCTGAAAGCAAAGCATGATATTCAAATGATTATCATTGACTACCTTCAGTTGATGTCTGGAGATGGTGGCGGCAAAGGAGGCAACCGTGAACAGGAGATTGCAGGAATTTCCAGGTCATTGAAGAATTTGGCAAAAGAACTTGAAGTGCCTGTAATCGCACTTTCCCAGTTGAGCCGGGCGGTGGAATCTAGACCAGATAAGCGTCCTCAACTTTCTGACCTTAGGGAATCGGGTGCTATTGAGCAGGATGCTGATATGGTGGTTTTCTTGTACAGACCTGATTATTATGGTATAGAAGAGGATGAAATGGGTAACTCATTGAAAGGGGTAGGTGAGGTTATTATAGCTAAACACAGAAATGGTAGTCTTGAAGATGTTAGGTTGAGGTTCCTTGGTAAGTATACCAAGTTTACAGACCTTGACGACCCTGAGTATTCAGGTGGTGGAAACTTTGCCTTCGATGCAGGAATGAGTAGTTTCTCAACAGATGTACCAGGAGGGGGAGGCGCCCAGACTTTCAGCAGTAGGATCAATGATCTAGGAAAATCTGACAGTGGCGGAAAAGAAGACCTTGATCCTCCATTTTAA
- a CDS encoding Mur ligase family protein gives MSDKSPKVHFIANGSSIVHDLALNLQQIGYSVSVSDNSLNETVDHKGLTIHNDWNTKRISKELDMVIPDQKLGADNPELQEAQKLGLTICSVPEFIFQKSINKQRIVITGTHGKTTTTAMIMHVLKHFNKDFDYLVGSLPEGFESHAKLTKSAPIIIIEGSECPATPIDPTPEFLYYNHHIGLISGVEWRYADIYGTFDEYVKQFEKFADATPKAGILVFNENDDVATLIGRKEREDVQRVEYKTADFEINNNQTTLINGKEKIALNIFGKLNIKNLSGARALCAKMGITEEMFNQAIGSFKGVKDRLEVLGKTSETVVVKDVAHSPATLKASTTAVNKQYPEYQHVAVYELNPEDKQNSEYFKQYKDCLKGTDLPVIFISKKAATSSDELKKVFNKQELKVFNEANALKEYLASLNWKQKSLLLMSPSDFGGINSKTLAQSIL, from the coding sequence ATGTCTGACAAATCACCTAAAGTACATTTTATAGCTAATGGCAGCAGTATAGTCCATGATTTGGCCTTGAACCTGCAACAAATAGGCTATAGCGTATCCGTGTCTGATAATTCTCTTAACGAAACAGTTGACCATAAAGGGTTGACTATACATAACGACTGGAATACCAAAAGAATATCTAAAGAACTGGACATGGTTATTCCTGACCAAAAGTTAGGTGCTGATAACCCCGAGCTTCAAGAAGCACAGAAGTTAGGTCTAACGATATGCTCCGTTCCTGAATTTATATTTCAAAAATCCATTAATAAACAACGCATAGTCATTACCGGTACCCATGGCAAGACCACGACCACTGCCATGATTATGCATGTATTAAAGCATTTTAACAAAGACTTTGATTATTTGGTAGGCTCGCTTCCAGAAGGGTTTGAGAGCCACGCAAAATTGACCAAGTCTGCCCCAATCATTATCATTGAAGGAAGTGAATGCCCTGCTACTCCGATAGACCCAACTCCGGAGTTCCTTTATTACAACCACCACATTGGCCTGATCAGTGGTGTGGAATGGAGATATGCAGATATTTATGGCACTTTTGATGAGTATGTAAAGCAATTTGAAAAATTTGCGGATGCTACACCTAAAGCTGGTATACTTGTCTTTAACGAAAATGACGATGTTGCTACTTTAATAGGACGCAAAGAAAGGGAGGATGTACAAAGGGTAGAGTATAAAACTGCGGACTTCGAAATAAACAACAACCAAACTACCTTGATTAACGGCAAAGAGAAAATCGCTCTTAACATTTTTGGAAAGTTAAACATAAAGAACCTAAGCGGAGCAAGGGCTTTGTGCGCTAAAATGGGCATTACCGAAGAGATGTTCAACCAAGCGATTGGCAGCTTTAAAGGTGTAAAAGACAGGTTGGAGGTTCTGGGGAAAACTTCTGAAACTGTAGTAGTGAAAGATGTGGCACACTCCCCTGCCACCTTGAAGGCATCAACCACGGCTGTAAACAAACAGTATCCTGAATACCAGCATGTGGCTGTGTACGAACTAAATCCTGAAGACAAGCAGAACAGTGAGTATTTCAAACAATATAAAGATTGCTTGAAGGGAACTGATTTGCCTGTAATTTTCATTTCTAAAAAAGCAGCTACATCTTCGGATGAATTGAAAAAAGTTTTTAACAAACAGGAGTTAAAAGTTTTCAATGAAGCCAATGCTTTAAAAGAATATTTAGCAAGCCTAAATTGGAAACAGAAGTCTCTGTTACTAATGAGCCCTTCTGATTTTGGCGGAATAAACTCTAAAACCTTAGCACAATCAATTTTATAA